The following proteins come from a genomic window of Dreissena polymorpha isolate Duluth1 chromosome 1, UMN_Dpol_1.0, whole genome shotgun sequence:
- the LOC127866581 gene encoding carbohydrate sulfotransferase 12-like, producing the protein MGIRQYWKPLLAVVAFLLVVLYATSGRIAVFYHLPGLATDLHEQHDTSMVSQLEELERRSRNLNTSCFNNDLLNATTIKSNAGIFFHSSVYNVAFCKVPKVGSTFWILLFAILDNGVEFGKKLLEKDKGSVHKEQGQYTFFSSFKYVKSKKIPTILPARDPYSRLFSAFIDKIYLPVRFNYLYAILSIQNKSVCPTDVSFQDFLQWIVKETKEGKTLDVHWTPIYSICGSCEVNAQYVVKQETFANDIDVVLQRLNVSSEKYDFIMNKLEGTRIQSSVTAIVSDIFRHSSGSNVRRCMPWVKVTRRIWRSFQIQGFIREDRRYPQGTFDSIGDNLTPSLVSDLILADIFKNSMSSEERQIQRENALKRAYEGVRKDVVDAIKDVYALDFSLYGYSNLPPNER; encoded by the exons ATGGGCATCCGTCAGTATTGGAAACCATTGTTGGCGGTGGTGGCGTTTTTGCTCGTGGTCCTCTACGCCACTTCCGGAAGAATTGCGGTGTTCTATCATTTGCCGG GCCTTGCAACAGACTTGCATGAGCAGCATGACACTTCTATGGTTAGTCAACTAGAGGAACTGGAACGAAGGTCAAGGAATTTAAACACGTCGTGTTTCAATAACGATTTGCTCAACGCAACTACAATTAAAAGTAACGCGGGCATTTTTTTTCATTCTTCGGTCTACAATGTCGCATTTTGCAAGGTGCCAAAAGTCGGGTCCACTTTTTGGATTCTTTTATTCGCAATTCTTGACAATGGAGTCGAGTTTGGCAAGAAACTTTTAGAAAAGGACAAAGGTTCTGTGCACAAGGAACAGGGACAGTACACGTTTTTTTCGTCTTTCAAGTacgtaaaaagtaaaaaaatcccaACAATTCTCCCAGCACGTGACCCATATTCTCGGCTTTTCTCTGCTTTTATCGACAAAATCTACTTGCCCGTTAGATTCAACTATCTCTACGCCATCCTAAGCATTCAAAACAAATCTGTGTGCCCGACGGATGTGTCTTTTCAAGACTTTCTCCAATGGATTGTAAAAGAAACGAAAGAAGGCAAAACTTTAGACGTACACTGGACACCGATTTATTCTATATGCGGATCTTGCGAGGTTAACGCTCAGTACGTTGTTAAACAAGAAACATTTGCAAACGACATCGACGTCGTGTTACAGAGACTTAACGTCTCCTCAGAAAAATACGACTTCATCATGAATAAGCTTGAAGGAACAAGGATTCAGTCATCCGTAACAGCTATTGTATCCGACATTTTCAGACATAGTTCCGGGTCCAATGTGAGACGTTGTATGCCATGGGTGAAGGTCACTCGGAGGATATGGCGCTCTTTCCAGATACAGGGCTTCATTCGCGAGGACCGGAGATATCCTCAAGGCACGTTCGATTCCATTGGGGACAATTTGACTCCGTCCCTAGTTTCCGATTTAATTTTGGCGGACATATTCAAGAATTCTATGTCGTCAGAAGAACGTCAAATACAACGAGAAAATGCGTTGAAAAGAGCGTATGAGGGCGTTCGCAAAGATGTGGTTGACGCGATCAAAGACGTCTACGCCTTGGACTTTTCATTGTACGGTTATTCGAATTTACCGCCAAATGAAAGATAA
- the LOC127838566 gene encoding uncharacterized protein LOC127838566 yields MADSGYEPTIKDVMNCMRTIDTRLVAIELKLHAIDSLEKKVCDFDKELKKIWVALDDRVKRTDARVCALEEKVELVDVGATIVADRITQLEKERNELRDHVAYLKSQSMRNNLVFTNIPEDNSTGSEPPEVTERKLRNDLEEKLKIAKETADAMRFERVHRSPSHPVHGKVRNIIAKFTFFKDRELVRKQWKHLTGTNYQIHEQFPPEVLEKRRKLVPHMKDARKEGKRAWIAYDTLYVDGKPVRP; encoded by the coding sequence ATGGCAGACAGCGGATATGAGCCAACAATCAAGGACGTTATGAACTGTATGAGAACTATAGATACCAGGTTAGTGGCGATTGAGCTAAAATTACATGCGATAGACTCTTTAGAGAAGAAAGTATGTGATTTTGACAAAGAACTCAAGAAAATATGGGTCGCTCTGGATGATAGAGTGAAGCGCACTGACGCGCGCGTGTGTGCTCTAGAAGAAAAGGTGGAGTTAGTGGACGTTGGGGCAACGATAGTGGCGGACAGGATAACACAGTTGGAAAAGGAACGCAATGAGCTCCGGGATCACGTTGCATATTTGAAATCGCAGTCTATGCGAAACAACTTAGTTTTCACTAATATCCCGGAAGATAACTCGACAGGAAGTGAGCCGCCCGAAGTCACAGAGCGGAAGCTCCGCAATGACCTTGAAGAAAAACTCAAAATTGCTAAAGAAACAGCTGATGCCATGCGTTTTGAGCGTGTGCACCGGTCACCATCACATCCGGTCCATGGTAAAGTGCGAAATATAATCGCAAAGTTTACGTTTTTTAAGGACAGGGAATTAGTAAGAAAACAGTGGAAACATCTTACAGGTACAAACTACCAAATACACGAACAGTTTCCACCGGAAGTGTTAGAGAAACGGCGCAAACTGGTTCCCCACATGAAAGATGCCAGAAAGGAGGGTAAACGTGCGTGGATCGCATACGATACCCTGTACGTCGATGGCAAGCCGGTACGTCCCTAG